A genomic window from Sphingobacterium spiritivorum includes:
- a CDS encoding glycosyltransferase translates to MKTIVISAVNLVEAGTLAILRDCLQYLSTMAENGEYKVVALVHKRELADFPGIEYIETQWPKKRWINRIWFEYISMKKISKQLSPVYLWFSLHDTSPNVVAEYRAVYCHSPFVFYKWKWKELFWTPKIVLFALFTKYIYGINIHKNRYIVVQQNWFRKGMLNMFTLDNGSVIVAPPPASKTLKQVVAKDCGILFQDYSFIYAASPNSHKNFEVICKAVEEIETIYGNQNFKVYITVKGDENAYARWLYKNWGNRFESLVFVGFLSKDILLDYYQKCDCLIFPSKVETWGLPVSEFAAFDKPMLLADVPYAYETAGGSQKTAFFDPADYKELSHRMYQLIHGENSFLKPVPKNEIERPVVESWERLFDMLLAEAEVITLNR, encoded by the coding sequence ATGAAAACAATTGTCATATCAGCGGTAAATCTGGTGGAAGCTGGCACACTGGCGATTCTCCGGGACTGCTTGCAGTATCTCTCGACAATGGCAGAAAATGGAGAATACAAGGTTGTCGCGCTTGTGCATAAAAGAGAACTGGCTGATTTTCCGGGTATAGAATACATTGAAACACAATGGCCAAAAAAAAGATGGATAAACCGGATATGGTTTGAATACATATCTATGAAGAAAATCAGTAAACAATTGAGTCCGGTTTATCTGTGGTTTTCTCTGCATGATACTTCACCGAATGTCGTAGCAGAGTATAGAGCTGTGTACTGTCACAGTCCGTTTGTATTTTATAAATGGAAATGGAAAGAACTGTTCTGGACGCCGAAGATCGTCCTTTTTGCGCTGTTTACTAAATATATCTACGGAATTAATATTCATAAAAACCGGTATATCGTTGTGCAGCAAAACTGGTTCAGAAAAGGTATGCTGAATATGTTTACGTTAGATAATGGCAGCGTTATCGTAGCACCTCCGCCTGCCTCAAAAACACTGAAACAAGTGGTTGCCAAAGATTGTGGTATTTTATTTCAGGATTATTCCTTTATATATGCTGCATCACCCAACAGTCATAAAAATTTTGAAGTGATTTGTAAGGCTGTAGAAGAGATTGAGACAATATATGGAAACCAAAATTTTAAAGTTTATATCACCGTTAAAGGAGACGAAAATGCGTATGCCAGATGGTTATATAAAAACTGGGGAAACCGTTTTGAATCGCTGGTTTTCGTTGGTTTTCTTTCAAAGGATATCTTACTCGATTATTATCAAAAGTGTGATTGTCTGATCTTTCCTTCCAAAGTAGAAACGTGGGGATTACCTGTTTCCGAATTTGCGGCTTTTGATAAACCCATGCTGTTGGCAGACGTTCCTTACGCTTATGAAACTGCAGGAGGAAGTCAGAAGACTGCTTTTTTTGATCCGGCAGATTACAAAGAGTTAAGCCACCGGATGTATCAATTGATTCATGGTGAAAATTCCTTCCTGAAGCCTGTTCCTAAAAATGAAATTGAAAGGCCTGTTGTTGAGTCCTGGGAAAGATTATTTGATATGCTTCTGGCAGAAGCAGAGGTTATAACTCTTAACAGATAG
- a CDS encoding S24/S26 family peptidase, protein MDNELFFEQVRQLLDNNKTVKIPVTGTSMLPFLKPADHVVLQKVFGPDLRCGNIVLATWNNTYILHRIVWKEVGGKRIRLAGDGNLVQVENICLSDILAVAGMACRGEKKINIDSTLYTYMGLMWYRLRFIRRVCSKIRKLLKERK, encoded by the coding sequence ATGGATAACGAGCTGTTTTTTGAACAGGTAAGACAATTATTGGATAATAACAAGACTGTCAAAATACCAGTTACTGGAACCAGCATGTTACCATTTTTAAAGCCTGCTGATCATGTGGTGTTGCAGAAAGTATTTGGACCTGATTTAAGGTGCGGAAACATTGTTCTTGCAACATGGAATAACACCTATATCCTTCACCGTATCGTATGGAAAGAAGTCGGAGGGAAGAGAATCAGATTGGCTGGAGACGGCAATCTTGTTCAGGTAGAAAATATCTGTTTATCAGATATACTCGCTGTAGCTGGTATGGCCTGTCGTGGAGAAAAGAAGATAAATATAGACTCGACTTTATATACATATATGGGACTGATGTGGTATAGACTGCGTTTTATCCGCCGTGTATGTAGTAAAATAAGAAAACTTTTAAAAGAACGTAAATAG
- a CDS encoding glycosyltransferase family 4 protein, with protein sequence MKIVYNIVGTFNSGGMERVLANKANYLVRQGYDISIITTDQKGRSPYFTLDPRIDQHDLGINYKDDLEKGLLTRLVTYFRKQKKHRKALGTLLKKLNADIAISMFDHDGSFLHKIKDGSKKVMEIHFSRYKRIQYNRRGIWKCIDKYRAVQDLNIVKGYDSFVVLTQEDKAYWGDMPHMTVIPNANSFVPEQQALLKEKNVIAVGRYDYQKGFDNLIRIWQQVHQVHPDWMLNIYGQGPLKQHLQQLIDELTLSEVIHLCAPVKNIQKEYINSSVLVMTSRYEGFGLALTEAQSCGVPLVAYACKCGPRDIIDSGRNGFLIEEKDSEDFVKKINLLIENEDLRSEMGKHAWEMSERYSEKVIMNKWLNLFNDLSGKSR encoded by the coding sequence ATGAAAATAGTCTATAACATTGTCGGCACTTTTAACTCCGGAGGAATGGAGAGAGTACTGGCCAATAAAGCAAATTATCTGGTACGTCAGGGATATGACATCAGTATTATTACGACAGATCAGAAGGGCCGCAGCCCATACTTTACTTTAGATCCCCGTATAGATCAGCATGATCTGGGCATAAATTATAAGGATGACCTGGAGAAAGGACTGTTGACCAGACTGGTAACATATTTTAGAAAACAGAAAAAGCATAGAAAAGCATTAGGCACTTTGTTGAAAAAATTGAATGCAGATATCGCCATTTCCATGTTTGACCATGACGGATCTTTTTTACATAAAATTAAAGATGGCAGTAAGAAAGTGATGGAGATTCATTTTTCCAGATACAAGCGTATACAATACAACAGAAGAGGCATATGGAAATGTATAGATAAGTATCGTGCCGTACAGGATTTGAATATTGTAAAGGGTTATGACAGCTTTGTTGTCCTCACACAAGAAGACAAGGCGTATTGGGGAGATATGCCTCATATGACCGTTATACCCAATGCAAACAGCTTTGTGCCAGAACAGCAGGCACTTTTGAAAGAAAAAAATGTGATTGCAGTGGGACGCTATGATTATCAAAAAGGATTTGACAATCTGATCCGTATATGGCAACAGGTTCATCAGGTTCATCCAGACTGGATGCTCAATATATATGGACAAGGGCCGTTAAAACAACATTTACAGCAACTGATTGATGAATTAACCCTTTCGGAAGTCATCCACCTGTGTGCACCAGTCAAAAATATTCAAAAGGAGTATATAAATAGTTCTGTACTGGTTATGACTTCCCGCTATGAAGGTTTTGGTCTGGCTTTGACAGAAGCCCAGTCCTGTGGCGTGCCTTTGGTCGCTTATGCCTGCAAATGCGGGCCACGGGATATTATTGATTCCGGACGTAACGGTTTCTTAATCGAAGAAAAGGATAGTGAAGATTTTGTGAAAAAGATAAATCTGTTAATAGAAAACGAAGATCTGCGATCGGAGATGGGTAAGCATGCATGGGAAATGTCAGAGCGCTATTCCGAAAAAGTTATTATGAATAAATGGTTAAACCTATTTAATGATCTTTCAGGTAAATCAAGATGA
- a CDS encoding glycosyltransferase: MNILQVGKFYPVRGGVEKVMYDLMSGLSAQQINCDMLCAATEDYPAGNIILNKYAKLMIIRTRFKFAATMIAPGMISKLRKIANHYDIIHIHHPDPMACLALYMSGYKGRVVLHWHSDIVKQRTLLKLYNPLQNWLIGRADLIVGTSPVYVQFSSFLTAVQDKVDYIPIGVLPVIANEEKVLAIKNKYPGKRIVFSLGRLVEYKGYEYLIRAAQKLDNSYQIVIGGKGPLMKMLKDLILQLNVQDRVELVGFISDEELSAYYEACDIFCLSSIQKTEAFAIVQIEAMSCGKPVISTDIPGSGVSWVNKDEVSGLIVDVEDADQLALAIEEICEDEKLNQKFQQGSKERYETMFTRQSMVDRCVRLYRQLLMS; this comes from the coding sequence ATGAACATATTACAAGTAGGTAAATTTTATCCTGTACGCGGTGGAGTAGAGAAAGTAATGTATGATCTGATGTCTGGTCTGTCCGCACAACAGATAAACTGTGATATGTTATGTGCAGCTACTGAAGATTATCCTGCCGGAAATATTATCCTCAATAAATATGCTAAATTAATGATCATTCGTACCCGGTTTAAGTTTGCAGCAACAATGATTGCACCAGGGATGATCAGCAAGCTACGGAAGATCGCAAATCATTATGATATTATACATATCCATCATCCCGATCCGATGGCCTGCCTGGCACTTTATATGTCCGGATACAAAGGCCGGGTTGTATTACATTGGCACAGCGATATTGTCAAACAAAGGACTCTTCTTAAGCTCTATAATCCCTTGCAAAACTGGCTTATCGGACGGGCGGATCTTATTGTAGGAACCAGTCCGGTATATGTACAGTTTTCCTCTTTTCTCACAGCAGTACAGGATAAGGTAGATTACATACCTATCGGAGTGCTGCCAGTGATTGCTAATGAGGAGAAAGTCTTAGCTATTAAAAATAAATATCCGGGTAAGCGAATTGTTTTTTCGCTCGGGCGTCTGGTAGAATACAAAGGATATGAGTACCTCATACGTGCAGCACAAAAACTGGATAACAGCTATCAGATCGTCATCGGGGGTAAAGGGCCTTTGATGAAAATGCTAAAAGATCTTATCCTACAGTTGAATGTACAGGACAGAGTCGAACTGGTCGGTTTTATCTCAGACGAAGAACTGTCTGCATATTACGAAGCGTGTGATATATTCTGTCTCAGCTCTATACAGAAAACCGAAGCGTTTGCCATTGTGCAGATAGAAGCAATGTCTTGCGGGAAGCCAGTTATATCCACTGATATTCCGGGGTCAGGCGTGAGTTGGGTGAATAAGGATGAAGTATCAGGTTTGATTGTAGATGTTGAAGACGCTGATCAGTTGGCACTTGCAATTGAGGAAATATGTGAAGATGAAAAACTCAATCAAAAATTTCAGCAGGGAAGTAAAGAGCGTTACGAAACTATGTTTACCCGCCAGTCTATGGTAGACCGATGTGTAAGATTATATCGTCAGTTGTTGATGAGTTAA